A window of the Coturnix japonica isolate 7356 chromosome 12, Coturnix japonica 2.1, whole genome shotgun sequence genome harbors these coding sequences:
- the ITIH3 gene encoding inter-alpha-trypsin inhibitor heavy chain H3 produces the protein MGSHALLCVLLLMPAFASPDFVVPHVRSIKKRSSDNDLVVNGIEIYRMKIDSKVTSRFAHNVITSRAINRGDAHKEVFFDVELPKTAFITNFSMTIDGTTYPGNIKEKEAAKQQYEKAVSKGQTAGLVKASGRKTEKFTVSVNIAAGSKVTFELTYEELLKRHFGKYEMFIKVKPKQLVKDFEIEINIFEPQGISELEAEGTFITNDLQNVIKKTFSHKKGHISFKPTLDQQRTCENCSQSLLDGDLIVKYDVKRTTPDNLQIVNGYFVHFFAPTNLPNLPKNIIFIIDISGSMSGREIEQTREALLKILDDIKEDDHFNFILFGSDVHTWKETLIKATPENLDEARKFVRTIDTEGLTNLYGGMMKGIDMLNAAHEGNLVPKRSASIIIMLTDGQPNVGISNTNDIQTHVKKAIEGKYTLYNLGFGYGVDYNFLEKMALENKGLARRIYPDSDSAIQLQGFYDEVSNPMLVDVELNYPENEIADVTKNSFKHFYDGSEIVVAGRFRDINQNSLTVDVKGEGANDALSFTTQQDKEQTAKAFQEQEYIFGDFIERLWAYLTIEQLLEKRIAAKGEEKENLTAEALDLSLKYNFVTPLTSMVVTKPEDENQAAIADKPTEAEAQSAPIVAQASPVHYVHAPNPTWYTSVDGDPHFIISVPQKEDAICFNINENPGAVLSLINDPVTGITVNGELIGDKKVNNDAKIQNTYFGKLGIANKHLDIKVTVTPEKITIQNGTERTTCTWLDSVTLQQEGLTLIVNKKKSLVLSVGSGASFVIVLHQVWKKHPLHRDFLGLYTLGSHRLSAQTHGLLGQFFHPVDFTILEIHPGADPKKPDATMIFKNKELVVTRGWQKDYRRDPEHGTDIPCWFVHNNGAGLIDGVHTDYVVPSLF, from the exons ATGGGGAGCCACGCATTGCTTTGTGTTCTATTGCTGATGCCGGCCTTTGCATCACCGGACTTTGTGGTACCGCATGTCAGAAGCATTAAG aagCGAAGTTCTGACAATGACTTG GTTGTCAACGGGATAGAAATCTATAGAATGAAGATTGATAGTAAAGTAACTTCCCGATTTGCCCACAATGTTATCACCAGTCGAGCCATCAATCGAGGAGATGCACACAAAGAAGTCTTCTTCGATGTCGAGCTCCCTAAGACAGCCTTCATCACCAACTTCAGCAT GACAATTGATGGCACCACTTATCCtggaaatataaaagaaaaagaagctgccAAACAACAATATGAGAAAGCTGTTTCGAAGGGACAGACTGCTGGTCTTGTCAA GGCTTCgggaaggaaaactgaaaaattcacTGTTTCAGTCAACATTGCAGCAGGAAGTAAAGTCACTTTTGAACTCACATATGAAGAACTACTGAAGAGACACTTTGGAAAATACGAGATGTTCATCAAAGTAAAACCGAAGCAACTTGTCAAAGATTTTGAG attgaaataaatatctttGAGCCACAAGGTATCAGtgagctggaagcagaaggaacatTCATCACCAATGATCTGCAAAATGTCATAAAGAAAACTTTCTCACATAAAAAG gGACATATCTCTTTCAAGCCAACTCTTGATCAACAGCGAACCTGTGAAAACTGCTCACAATCCCTCTTGGATGGTGATTTAATTGTTAAATACGATGTGAAGAGAACAACTCCAGATAATCTGCAG ATTGTCAATGGCTACTTTGTGCACTTCTTTGCACCAACGAATCTTCCAAATTTGCCcaagaacattatttttataattgatATCAGTGGCTCAATGAGTGGAAGAGAAATAGAACAG ACAAGAGAAGCACTTCTAAAAATCTTAGATGATATTAAAGAAGATGACCACTTCAATTTCATACTGTTTGGTAGCGACGTACATACCTGGAAAGAAACACTAATCAAAGCCACTCCTGAAAATTTGGATGAAGCAAGAAAGTTTGTTCGGACCATTGACACTGAGGGCT TGACAAATTTATATGGTGGTATGATGAAAGGAATTGATATGCTGAATGCTGCTCACGAAGGAAACCTTGTGCCCAAGAGAAGTGCTTCAATAATTATCATGTTAACAGATGGCCAACCAAATGTAG GCATATCAAATACCAATGACATTCAGACACATGTGAAAAAAGCCATTGAAGGAAAATATACTTTGTACAATCTTGGTTTCGGCTACGGTGTTGATTACAACTTCTTGGAGAAGATGGCACTGGAAAATAAGGGATTGGCCCGTCGGATTTATCCTGATTCTGATTCAGCCATACAACTCCAG GGTTTTTATGATGAGGTGTCCAATCCTATGCTCGTGGATGTGGAATTAAACTacccagaaaatgaaattgcagaTGTAActaaaaacagttttaagcaTTTCTATGATGGGTCTGAGATTGTGGTGGCTGGGCGCTTTAGAGACATCAACCAAAACAGTCTGACAGTAGATGTGAAAGGCGAAGGT GCTAACGATGCCCTGTCATTTACTACACAGCAAGATAAGGAGCAAACAGCTAAAGCCTTCCAAGAACAGGAATACATATTTGGAGATTTCATTGAAAGGCTTTGGGCTTATCTCACCATTGAGCAACTCCTGGAAAAACG CATTGCAgctaaaggagaagaaaaggagaatctTACAGCTGAAGCCCTGGATCTATCTCTGAAATACAACTTTGTGACACCGCTGACGTCCATGGTGGTAACCAAGCCAGAAGATGAAAATCAAGCAGCGATTGCTGACAAACCTACTGAAG CTGAAG CTCAGTCTGCCCCCATAGTTGCACAGG CTTCACCAGTACACTACGTACATGCACCAAACCCTACCTGGTACACTAGTG TTGATGGAGATCCACACTTCATTATATCTGTGCCACAAAAAGAAGATGCCATTTGTTTCAATATCAATGAAAACCCAGGTGCTGTGTTAAGTTTGATAAATGACCCAGTTACAG GCATCACAGTGAACGGAGAACTCATTGGTGACAAGAAAGTAAATAATGATGCAAAGATCCAAAATACGTATTTTGGAAAGCTCGGCATTGCAAACAAGCACCTGGACATAAAAGTGACAGTAACTCCTGAGAAGATCACCATTCAGAATGGGACTGAAAGGACAACTTGCACCTGGCTTGACTCGGTCACGTTGCAACAAGAAGG ttTAACGTTGATAGTTAACAAGAAGAAGAGCCTGGTGCTCTCAGTGGGCAGCGGCGCATCGTTTGTTATAGTTCTGCACCAAGTCTGGAAGAAGCATCCCCTCCACAGGGATTTCTTGGGGCTGTACACCTTGGGAAGTCACAGACTGTCTGCACAGACGCACGGATTGTTAG GGCAGTTTTTCCACCCCGTTGACTTTACCATACTTGAAATTCATCCTGGGGCTGATCCCAAGAAACCAGACGCCAcaatgatatttaaaaacaaggagCTGGTAGTGACAAG GGGCTGGCAGAAGGACTACAGGAGGGATCCTGAGCACGGCACCGATATTCCTTGCTGGTTTGTTCATAACAACGGGGCTGGGCTAATAGACGGTGTTCACACAGACTACGTTGTTCCCAGTCTGTTTTAA